The genomic region AGCAGCTGATGTTGCCAGGCATCCACCCAGCCCGGTAGCCGCCACTCGAAGTAAACCCACAGGCCAGGCCCCGAAAACCCGCCACCCGACCACACTCAACCAAACGTAACCTCAGACGCGGCCGCCACCGGAACGATACTGTGACGGTCGACACCATTGCCCAAGCAGTTCAAGCTATGGAGACACGGCAAGAGGAAAGTGACTTTCTAGTCATCACCAATGAAGAGACATATGCCTTTCTTACGACGATTTCACCGGCCGGCTGCGACGTGGGGCTCGTGGAATACTCGGTCCCCGAGGTGCAGACGCGCGGACTAATTAGGAAACGGCCCAGCGCCATGGAAACGGTGTACCAAGGTGAAGTCTCTACGAGCGCTTTCATGGAGCTAGTGGCAAGCTTCCTGGCCAGCGGCATGCTCGCGCCCGGCTTGCCAGGATTCAAGGTCGACCGCAAGGACAAGCTGCGCCCGCCCGAAATCTACGTTGACTAGAGACAGCGCCTGTCCAAAGTGGTGCCGGCCCGGGTTAGGACTTGCCGGGGTGAATGACCGCTAGCCCAATTTGGCCGGCGGCGGCAATCATGCGGTCGTCGTAAGTGATTACGACATCGGCCCCCGTGGCCTGGGCACCACGTAAGTGCAGAGCGTCAAGGCTCCGCAGGCTCTCGCCGGGAAGGTTCCCGGCCGCCTTGTGGTCGGCCGGTGTCAAGTGCTCAATGTTGATGCTGTCGACCACCTTGTCCACCGCCCTGGGGTCGAGATGGTGACGCAGTCGGAACCGGCCTAGTTCGACCACGAGGATGTCGGTGGACACCATGACCATGTCCGGGTCATCTTCCCAGTCCAGCAGGGCAGCTGATTCGGACTCGTCGACAAGGAACTTCACGGCAGCCGATGTGTCGATGTAGGCCAGCGTGCTCATACGCGTTCTTCGCGCAGCGCGTCGAGTGTCTCGCTGGTGAGCTGGGTGCTCGACCTGCGTTTGATGCCGCGCAGGTCGCCCGCCGGGCGCAGGCGTTTGTATCGTGGCTGGTTCACCGGAGCAAGGGTGGCTACCTCTTTGCCGCGCACGGTGATGATGTATGTGCGCCCAAGCGCTACGCGTTGCAGCACGCCGCTGACATCATTGCGGAGTTGGCGTTGTGGTATTACCTCGGTGGTGGACATGAGGGCAGTCTACAACGCAACCGTAGCAATATGCTACGGTAGCTGGGCGTTGTACTGCCACGGACATGAGGGGCCATAACCACCCGCCGGCTCCGGTCGAGGCCCAGCGACGGGCACCGCAGACCAAACCACGGGAGGATTGCGCATATTCGAATTGTGTTCGACTGACTGTACTGCCCCACGTTTTCGCCGCTATCCTGAACTTGCCCGCGGAGCACTGACCGGCCTTACTGATCAACACATGCGAGAACGGTTTCGCAACACTGATCACAGTTCCGCTACAACTCAAGAGGCAATCGAAGACCCCTTCTCTCGCCGATGAGAGCTCAGAAAGGAACCTTTAATGACACCGAGGTCTTCCGTGGCTCTGCGCCACACAATCGCAATGATCAGTGCAACCGCTATTTTTACCCTGGGCCTGGCCGCCTGCGGCTCGTCCGATGACGCGAACAAAGGAGCGAACGCGGGGGGTGGAGGAGGTGCCTGCAACGGGTCAGGCGAAGTCATCTTCTGGCACTTCTTCGAGGACCGCGAAGCCGACGTAATCACCGAGGCGATCAACAACTTCGAGGCAATGTGCCCCGACATCACCGTCAAAGAGTCCGGGGGCCAGGATGACGATGTGATCATCCAGGCGATCTCGGCCGGCCAGAAAATCGACGTGGCGCTGTCCTCCGCTGGTGATCAGGTCGGCGTGTTCTGCTCCACCGGCGCATTTGAGGACTTGGCTCCGCGCATCGAGGCCGACGGAATCGACATGAGCCAGATCGTCGAGACCGCGGCATCGTACAGCGAGTTCCAAGGAACTCGGTGCACCTTGCCTATGCTGACCGACTCCTACGCGCTGATGTATAACCAGGACAT from Micrococcales bacterium harbors:
- a CDS encoding type II toxin-antitoxin system VapC family toxin codes for the protein MSTLAYIDTSAAVKFLVDESESAALLDWEDDPDMVMVSTDILVVELGRFRLRHHLDPRAVDKVVDSINIEHLTPADHKAAGNLPGESLRSLDALHLRGAQATGADVVITYDDRMIAAAGQIGLAVIHPGKS
- a CDS encoding type II toxin-antitoxin system prevent-host-death family antitoxin; translated protein: MSTTEVIPQRQLRNDVSGVLQRVALGRTYIITVRGKEVATLAPVNQPRYKRLRPAGDLRGIKRRSSTQLTSETLDALREERV